The segment ACCAGGTACTGTCCTCAATCCCGGCTTCCGGCAATGTTTCCGGCCAAAGTAATTATTGCTGGACAGACCATGGTATCGAACCTGGCCAAATATATTATTACCGGCTAAAAGCGCTCGGTTTGGACGGGATCACTGCGGTCTACGGCCCGGTAACGGCCTCGGCCGCTCGGGTTATTTCGGAACGGGCAGATCTGCCCACTGTAAACTGCAGCCCCAATCCTTTCGCCAGGACAGCCACTTTCAGTTACTTGCTTAACCGTCCGGGCATGGTTGATCTTAACATTTATAACGTCTCTGGTCATCTGGTGAAGAGCATTAACAGCGGCTTCAAACCGGCCGGCAGGCATTACCTTGTCTGGAACGGACTAAAGGACAATGGCCAGGCCTGCGCCAGCGGGATCTATTTTTACCGCCTGACCTGCGGAGAGGAAACATATCATGGCAAACTGATACTGGCAAAATAAAATCATCTATGGTTTTTAAGAAAGATGCTATGAAAACAAGATATTTAATCTTTCTGGCCTTCTCGGTGCTTGTCTTGGGTCCAGCAGCCTGGGCCCAGAGAGCTCTGCCGGCCACCGAGCATTTTGACTACAACGCCGGTGAACTGCGGTCCGTCGGGACCGACTGGACCAGGATCAGCGGCACCGCCAACGACCTGAACGTGGTTGATGGGAACTTAAGCTACACCGGTTATCAAATGCCGGCCACCGGCAGGCAGGTCAGGACCTTAAGCACCGGGGCCGACGACGATAAGCTGACCTTCACTTCCCAGTCAACCGCCGGCACCAAGATCTACGCTTCCTTCATCCTGAATGTGATCGACACTTTGGGACTCACTACCGCCGGCGCCTATTTTGTCATACTGGGCAACGGAACCACCAATTTTGCCACCCGCTTGTACATCCGGAAGGTAAGCGGCTCCAATGTTTTTAACCTGGGCCTGGCCAAGAACTCCACCACGGTAAGCGTTTGGTCTGGCAATATCAGCGTGGCCTCCGAACACCTGATCGTCATCGATTACGAGATCGTTACCGGCACCGCCAACGATACCATCAGAGCCTGGATAGATCCGGCCCTGAGCGGCGGCCAGCCGGCCCCCGCCATGACCTCATATTCCACCGGCGGCGACCTGACCATAGATGGTTTCTTCATCCGTCAGGCCGCAGGAAATCCCAACTCCTATATAGACGGCCTGCGGATCGGCCTCAGCTGGGCCGACATCGATCCCGCCGTCTCCGGAGGATCCGATGTTTCAGACGGGGCGGGCACCGAGCCGGCCTCAGTCTCCGCTCTTATGGACAGCGACGCCGAGAAGGTGCTGAACTTCGATTTCCGGGTGAAGGACGATTCTACCGGCGGCGACGCCCTGAACACCCTGATCGACAAGATCGTCATCACCAAGGGAACCGGGAATGACGTGGCTAATTGGACCGCTGTGGTCGCCGGCGCCAAGCTGTTCGACGGATCAGCCGATTCGGCCACAGGCGCTGTTTATGCCGACAGCCTGGTGTTTTCAGGGATTGACCATTCCTCCGGCAAGCTGGGCGAAGTGACCGATAACAGCAGCAAGACCTACCAGCTTAAGCTCTGGCTTAAAAGCGATCTGGGTTCGCTCAAGACCACTATTGACAACGGCAACCTGGCCTTTAAGGTGGACCGCGCCAGCTTTACGGCGGACGCCGCCGGCACACCCTTTGCCAGCGGGGCTGGCACCGCGGTGGAATCCGGCAGCTCCAACAATTCAGTCAGCGTCACCGCCACCAAGCTAAGTATTACAACCCAGCCCCCGGCCTCGGTGGATGTGGCTGTGGATTTCAGCCTGTCGGTAGAAGCCGCCGACAGTAACGGCAACCGCGACCTGAATGCGTCCAACAGCACCACCCTGACCTTATTGGGCGGCACCGGGAACCTGACCGCAGTCTCAGGCCTTACCCAGAACCTTTCTTCCGGGATAAGAACCTGGAGCGACCTGCAGTATGACCTGGCTGAAACCGGGCTGGGCATCGAGGCTTCGGCTTCCGGTCTGACGCCAGACACTACCATCACTTTCAGCGCAATAGGCGGGGCGCCTACCGTCCAGGCCAGCAGCATAGTCTTCAGCGAAGTTTCCGAGAATCAGCTGATCATCAGCTGGACCAACGGCAACGGCAGCGCCCGGATCGTCCTGATCCAGGAGGGCAGTGCGGTGGACTCCGACCCCCTGGACGGGGTCTCCTATTACCCCAGCTCAACCTATCTGATGGGCCAGGAGGTGGGCGCTGGCAACTACACGGTCTATTCCGCATCGGGAAACTGCGACACCATCCTGGGGCTGGCTCCCAACACCACTTACCATTTTGCGGTCTATGAATACAATGGATCGGGCGGAACGGAGAATTACCTGACCCTGAACCCGGCCGTAGGCAGCCAGCTGACCACCGAGCATTTTGACACCGGAGATTATCGCTCGCTTAAAACCGGGAACTGGACCGACCTGACAGCCTGGGAGACATACAACGGCACAGCCTGGGGCGCTCCCAGTCAGCCGCCCTGTTCCACCAATAATATACTCATCCGGAGCACCGACACCATCACCGTGGTTTCCGACGCTTCCTGCAAGAACGCAGTTTTCCTGGGAGCCAGCTTCGGGACCAGGCTGGACATCGGTAACTACACCCTGGCAGTCCACGGAATATTGAACGCCGACGGAGTGACCCTGAACGATTATTTGATCCGGTCAAATACGGGAAAGCTTAAATTCGTCGGCGGCCAAAGGGCTCTTTTCGGCGAGAACTGGGGAGCCTACGGCACCCGCTGGCGGATGGAGGTGGCCTTGACTTCCGGCGATACCGGATCGTCCACCAAGAACATCAAGGCTTCGGATATCATAATCAGTTCCGGAGTCTTCAAGGGACAGGATGTCCGGGCGGATTCCGGCACCGCCTCCACCGGCACGCTGACAGTCAACGCCGGGGCAGCTTTGATCGCCCGAAGCATCTCCCGCACATCAACTGCCACCGCTCCCTGCCGCAAGGTCACGGTCAACGGAACCCTGGCCATGACCGGCTCCAACATCTCCGGCGACAGCATCCTGATCAACAACGGGGCTTATTTGAGAAGCTCCTCTGTATCCGGACAGATAATCACAGGGATCCTTCAATACGCCTCAAGCGCCACGCTGGAATATGCCGCCGCCGCCGCCCAGCACACCAAGCATGAATTGCAGCCTTCGGTGCCCAACATCGTGATCAACACCCCGGCCGGCGTCACCATGGACACCTCGTCCACCGTCATTAATTCACTGACCATGACCAGCGGCAGTCTGAACACCGGGGCAGACTCTCTGATACTGGGGTCAAGCGCCACCATGACCGGAGAGCAGGCCGGGCGCTATGTGATCGGAAAACTTTTGACCTCAAAGACCGTGGGCACCGGGAGCTCAAGCTTGGGGGGGATCGGCGTGACCCTTAATTCCGGAACAGATGACCTGGGAACCGTCAATGTAAGCAGAATCTCCGGGCCGGCCGGGCAGGTGGTGGCCAGCATCACCGGGGCCAGCGCCGACACCGGGATCGCCCGGAAGTGGATCATCTCTTCGGCCAACCCGCCCTCTGCCGGCCGCGACCTGGGCCTCTCCTGGGTGTCCGACGACGACAACGGCCGCACCCTGAACGCCGCCCAGCTCTGGAAAAGCACCGACGGCGGAGCCAGCTGGGCCGGGGTGGGTCCGGTGGTTGACGCCTCTTCCAGCCGCACCATAACCCAAACAGTATACTCTTTCTCCCAATGGACGGTCAGCGACGCCGCCAATCCCCTGCCGGTACAGCTTTCCCATTTTGCCGCCACAGCCGCAACCAACGGAATAATCATCTCCTGGCGCACCGAAAGCGAATGCCAGGCATACCAATGGCTGGTGGAAAGATCTTCGGGGGTTGAAGAACCTTACCAAACCGTGGCCAGACTGCAGGCCCAGGGGCCGTCGGGACAACCACAGGAGTATACCTGGACCGATGATCAGGCCATGACTGGGCAGAAATATTACTACCGTTTGGGCCAGATCTTGACCGATGGAAAGACCGTTTATTACGGCCCTGTCCAGGCCGGATTGGTTTCCTCCTCTCTGGCAGGCGACATCTTACTGACCAACACTCCGAACCCCTTCACCCAGTCCACCCTTATCAGTTACCTGGTGGGGCAGGTGGAGAAGGACGTTTCGCTTAATGTTTATAACATCTCCGGCCAGCTGGTCAAAACATTATTTGAAGGCAGGCAGACACCGGGAACGTATTCCATTAAATGGAACGGGCTGAGCCAAAGCGGGTCCAGGGCCGGCAACGGGGTCTATATATGCCGCCTGGTGCTGGGCAACAGGACTTTTGTAAAAAGGATGACCCTTTTAAGGTAAAATATCCGGAACAGCAAAGAACCGCCCTTATCTCTGGGCGGTTCTTTATTATTTGTATTGACTGCACCCTTCGGTTGTCTTATACTATCAGAACATTGTTGTTTAATGAGAGGTCCTTTGAAGCATACTTCAGAAACATTTGCCATAAACCCCAGGCCCCCGGGCTGGGGACGCCTTTTGGCCAGGGCTTCCAGGGCCATCAGGGGTTATGATCTGCTGGAGCCAGGCGACCAGGTGTTGGTGGCGGTCTCCGGCGGCAATGACAGCCTGGTGCTGTTGGACCTGCTGGCCGAGCGCCAAAGAAAGATCGGCCGCAAGCTGAACCTGACCTTGATCGCGGGGCACGTTCCCGGCAGTTACGGGGGAAAGGCGATCTTCCCTGTAATCCTGTTGAGGGAAATTGTTGAAGCATACGGCCTAAAGTTTTCAGTTTCAGGCTCGGTTTTGCAGGAAGCAGTATTCAGCGACTGCTTCAACTGCGCCATGGCCCGGCGCAAGGCCCTGTTCGACCTGGCCGAACGGGAGAACTGCAACAAGATCGCCCTGGGGCACAACTCCGACGACCTGGTGGAGACCGCCCTTCTCAACATGTTCTACCAGGGGCGCTTTTCCAGCATGTCAGCCCGGCAGAAGGTGCTTAGAGGTAAGCTGACGCTGATCCGGCCGCTGGCTTTGGTCTGGAAAGAGGCTATTGATCTTTATGCCGGGGAACGGTTCGGCAAACTGCCGAAGTTCAAATGCCCGGGGAGCAACGATTCCAAAAGGGCCTTCGTCAAACAGTTGGTCAAAAAGCTGGAGAAACAAAACCCCAAGATCAAAGCCAATATTTTGATGGCCATCACCAACCCTAAGATGGAATATTTACCTGTGATCAAAAACAAGAATCCGATTGCGGAAAGGGATTAAATATGGATCCCGCAACTCATCTCATTTTTACCCTGATGTTCCTGGGGGCTGGTTTCATTCCGATCATAGCCGTAAAGCATTTTAAAAAAGAGAAGATCAAATTAAACCGCTGGCATAAGGTCCTGGCGACCATAAAGGCCATCCGGTCCGAAAAGGGCAGTGACAGCGGCCGCCGCTTTTATTACCCCAAATATCAATACTCTTATGGCGGCAGAGACTACCAAGGAACTTCATCCATGGGAGTGGGCGGAAACAAGTATAAGATTAATACGCCCGTTGAGGTAAGGGTTAATCCCTTGAACCCGGAAGAATCGGACATCTTGCATTATACTAAAATCGGCGCCACTACGGTCTTGGCGTTAGATCTGGTTATAATTGTATTTACTGGAATGAGTGTGCTGGCTTTTGCGGTTGGCCTGGGGTCAATTATTTGGGGGTTGTTGAAATAGAATACAAGGAACGTTGCCCAGCCAAAAGCCGGATTATAAAACAAATGTATATATTTCTTACAACTACTTGACATATATTCATACATTTGGCATAATCGCAATGAACTATGGGATTGTTGAGATGAATGTTAACATAGATGTCCTGTTGGGCAAACGGATCCAACTGCTGCGCAAGGCCAACGGCGTCAATCAGGAAACACTGGCCAAGGCGCTGGGCATAGCCCGTCCGGCGGTAACTTTGCTGGAAAAGGGCAAACGTAAGGCCACCCCTTCCGAGCTGGTAAGCCTGGCTAATTTCTTCCAGTTGAACATGGAAGAGCTGTTTGACGAAAGCAAAACCCATCAAATATCAATTCAAAAGGAAAGGAGACCGGAAAAGAGCAAAGAGGAAGAAATACGCACCAGCGTACCTCAAAAGAATCATGATAAGCTTAAACAAGCTTTGCTTTATATCCTTAATAAAGTCGGTTCCAAGCCGAATATCGGCGAAACCGTCATTCATAAGCTTTTATATTTTATTGATTTTAATTTCTACGAAAAATATGAAGAACAGCTGATCGGCGCCACCTACATTAAAAACAAGTTCGGCCCCACCCCGGTGGAATTTAAGAAGGTGGTTGACGATATGGCCAGAAAAGGAGAGATCGAGTTGGTTAAATCTAATTATTTCCAGTATCCCCAAAGAAAGTATTTGCCTTTAATAAGTTTTGATCTGCGCCATTTTAAGGCCCACGAAATCGAAGTAATTAATGATGTATTAAACAGATTATCCGATAAAACAGCCGCTGACTTAAGCGAATACTCGCACCGC is part of the candidate division TA06 bacterium genome and harbors:
- a CDS encoding DUF4065 domain-containing protein is translated as MNVNIDVLLGKRIQLLRKANGVNQETLAKALGIARPAVTLLEKGKRKATPSELVSLANFFQLNMEELFDESKTHQISIQKERRPEKSKEEEIRTSVPQKNHDKLKQALLYILNKVGSKPNIGETVIHKLLYFIDFNFYEKYEEQLIGATYIKNKFGPTPVEFKKVVDDMARKGEIELVKSNYFQYPQRKYLPLISFDLRHFKAHEIEVINDVLNRLSDKTAADLSEYSHRDVPWITAEKGKPIDYEAVFYRTPEYSVRK
- a CDS encoding tRNA 2-thiocytidine biosynthesis protein TtcA, which codes for MKHTSETFAINPRPPGWGRLLARASRAIRGYDLLEPGDQVLVAVSGGNDSLVLLDLLAERQRKIGRKLNLTLIAGHVPGSYGGKAIFPVILLREIVEAYGLKFSVSGSVLQEAVFSDCFNCAMARRKALFDLAERENCNKIALGHNSDDLVETALLNMFYQGRFSSMSARQKVLRGKLTLIRPLALVWKEAIDLYAGERFGKLPKFKCPGSNDSKRAFVKQLVKKLEKQNPKIKANILMAITNPKMEYLPVIKNKNPIAERD
- a CDS encoding DUF3592 domain-containing protein is translated as MDPATHLIFTLMFLGAGFIPIIAVKHFKKEKIKLNRWHKVLATIKAIRSEKGSDSGRRFYYPKYQYSYGGRDYQGTSSMGVGGNKYKINTPVEVRVNPLNPEESDILHYTKIGATTVLALDLVIIVFTGMSVLAFAVGLGSIIWGLLK
- a CDS encoding T9SS type A sorting domain-containing protein: MKTRYLIFLAFSVLVLGPAAWAQRALPATEHFDYNAGELRSVGTDWTRISGTANDLNVVDGNLSYTGYQMPATGRQVRTLSTGADDDKLTFTSQSTAGTKIYASFILNVIDTLGLTTAGAYFVILGNGTTNFATRLYIRKVSGSNVFNLGLAKNSTTVSVWSGNISVASEHLIVIDYEIVTGTANDTIRAWIDPALSGGQPAPAMTSYSTGGDLTIDGFFIRQAAGNPNSYIDGLRIGLSWADIDPAVSGGSDVSDGAGTEPASVSALMDSDAEKVLNFDFRVKDDSTGGDALNTLIDKIVITKGTGNDVANWTAVVAGAKLFDGSADSATGAVYADSLVFSGIDHSSGKLGEVTDNSSKTYQLKLWLKSDLGSLKTTIDNGNLAFKVDRASFTADAAGTPFASGAGTAVESGSSNNSVSVTATKLSITTQPPASVDVAVDFSLSVEAADSNGNRDLNASNSTTLTLLGGTGNLTAVSGLTQNLSSGIRTWSDLQYDLAETGLGIEASASGLTPDTTITFSAIGGAPTVQASSIVFSEVSENQLIISWTNGNGSARIVLIQEGSAVDSDPLDGVSYYPSSTYLMGQEVGAGNYTVYSASGNCDTILGLAPNTTYHFAVYEYNGSGGTENYLTLNPAVGSQLTTEHFDTGDYRSLKTGNWTDLTAWETYNGTAWGAPSQPPCSTNNILIRSTDTITVVSDASCKNAVFLGASFGTRLDIGNYTLAVHGILNADGVTLNDYLIRSNTGKLKFVGGQRALFGENWGAYGTRWRMEVALTSGDTGSSTKNIKASDIIISSGVFKGQDVRADSGTASTGTLTVNAGAALIARSISRTSTATAPCRKVTVNGTLAMTGSNISGDSILINNGAYLRSSSVSGQIITGILQYASSATLEYAAAAAQHTKHELQPSVPNIVINTPAGVTMDTSSTVINSLTMTSGSLNTGADSLILGSSATMTGEQAGRYVIGKLLTSKTVGTGSSSLGGIGVTLNSGTDDLGTVNVSRISGPAGQVVASITGASADTGIARKWIISSANPPSAGRDLGLSWVSDDDNGRTLNAAQLWKSTDGGASWAGVGPVVDASSSRTITQTVYSFSQWTVSDAANPLPVQLSHFAATAATNGIIISWRTESECQAYQWLVERSSGVEEPYQTVARLQAQGPSGQPQEYTWTDDQAMTGQKYYYRLGQILTDGKTVYYGPVQAGLVSSSLAGDILLTNTPNPFTQSTLISYLVGQVEKDVSLNVYNISGQLVKTLFEGRQTPGTYSIKWNGLSQSGSRAGNGVYICRLVLGNRTFVKRMTLLR